A window of the Bacteroides thetaiotaomicron VPI-5482 genome harbors these coding sequences:
- a CDS encoding DUF4973 domain-containing protein: MRKLYILGMILGMYATFSACNDEWKDELYTQMLSFKAPLGDNGLSEIYVRYQPDGTGIYQLPVIVSGSKSNSRNIDAKIAVDEDTLRILNQEKFPVGRQDLWYVPLAEQHYSFESNICHIPAGENIQLYPIHFNFNGLELDEKYVLPLTIEEDPSYVQNKYKGRYKALLGVNLFNDYSGTYNTTLMNIYIEGTTTDPAKVDTRLARVVDENTIFFYAGSTWVEDENRSRYKVFVEFEEGTEDEEGTIKGKLRLYGDEGEPGINIRPLGECKYEKRIIQHETIKYMERHLTTLELSYKYTDVTSNPDYPITYEVKGSMTMERQINPLIPDEDQAIEW; this comes from the coding sequence ATGAGAAAATTATATATTTTAGGAATGATACTGGGGATGTATGCAACATTCAGTGCATGCAATGACGAGTGGAAAGATGAACTTTACACACAGATGCTTTCTTTCAAGGCACCTTTAGGTGACAACGGCTTGAGTGAAATTTATGTACGCTATCAGCCGGATGGAACAGGAATATACCAGTTGCCGGTCATTGTCAGCGGCTCGAAAAGCAACAGTCGGAATATCGATGCAAAAATAGCCGTGGATGAGGATACGCTCCGAATACTTAACCAGGAAAAATTCCCCGTAGGTCGTCAGGACCTCTGGTATGTCCCCCTTGCAGAACAGCATTATTCTTTTGAATCAAACATTTGCCATATTCCTGCGGGAGAGAATATACAGCTCTACCCCATCCATTTCAACTTTAACGGGTTGGAACTGGATGAGAAATACGTACTTCCGCTGACTATTGAAGAAGACCCTTCTTATGTTCAAAACAAATATAAGGGACGTTATAAAGCGCTGCTGGGAGTCAATCTGTTCAATGACTACTCCGGAACGTATAACACCACGCTGATGAACATCTACATCGAAGGAACGACAACCGATCCCGCTAAGGTAGATACGCGCTTAGCCCGCGTAGTGGACGAGAATACCATTTTCTTCTATGCCGGTTCAACGTGGGTGGAAGATGAGAACCGCTCCAGGTATAAAGTATTCGTCGAGTTTGAAGAAGGAACGGAGGACGAGGAAGGTACTATTAAAGGAAAGTTGAGATTGTACGGTGACGAAGGCGAACCGGGAATCAATATCCGACCATTGGGAGAATGCAAATATGAAAAACGAATCATTCAGCACGAGACCATCAAATATATGGAACGCCACCTTACCACACTGGAACTGAGTTATAAGTACACGGATGTCACTTCCAATCCGGATTATCCGATAACTTACGAAGTAAAAGGTTCTATGACAATGGAACGCCAGATCAACCCGTTGATACCGGATGAGGATCAAGCTATTGAATGGTAA
- a CDS encoding RagB/SusD family nutrient uptake outer membrane protein, with protein MNKNKYILLGAVVLGLGLTSCSDFLNVDRYFRDQQSTERIFSDKDYTLQWLSFCYSRLQGDNLEVGHSDVCPFNFSDDQVFNERGDRFAKFKRGEYLNSTGGQNAWKWSYDGIYQASILLNELYENEDLTPEEVTDVRGQARFLRAYFYWLLLRKFGPIPILPPEGADYTKSYDELAYPRKTYDECVSFITSELEIAATELFEKRDNLNIARPTKGAALAVRAKVFLYAASPLVNGNTEMADFTNKDGQQLIPQEYNEEKWAKAAASARDMIEYSEMSGLYKLYTFERRPVSTDEAYPTTIEPPYHEEYSNKPFPEGWSNIDPFESYRSLFNGDIYAAENPELIFTRGTNGDSNDLKTDNTMVDFVKHQLPGTFGGYNVHGMTLKQSEAYAMADGTSFDKECYTLWKGKFTNDENKDEHKYDNVKNGVWWGYTNREPRFYASVAFNGAQWNALSIKEEGGKDSRNKQIWYYRGATDGRINGSDNWCITGIGIMKYVNPNDCAKWGGSIYQKVEPTLRYADILLMYAEALNNISEGTHYQVTSWDGSQTYDIFRDKEQMRRGVKPVRMRAGVPDYSDEVYENPKKFFEKIVHERQIEFFAETQRYYDLRRWKIVEEHEGEQIYGCNTLMNEEYKDMFYLPVRVAELQTSFSRKQYFWPISFDELKRNNNLSQAPGWQNYD; from the coding sequence ATGAATAAAAATAAATACATTTTATTGGGAGCAGTGGTACTCGGCTTGGGACTCACTTCCTGTTCCGATTTCCTAAATGTAGATCGCTATTTCAGAGACCAACAATCTACAGAACGCATTTTCTCGGACAAAGACTATACACTTCAATGGCTGTCATTCTGCTACAGTCGCCTGCAGGGAGATAATCTGGAGGTGGGACACAGTGACGTATGCCCTTTCAATTTCTCAGACGACCAAGTATTCAACGAACGAGGAGATCGTTTTGCTAAATTCAAGCGCGGCGAATATTTAAATTCCACTGGTGGCCAAAATGCTTGGAAATGGTCGTATGACGGAATCTATCAAGCCTCCATTCTACTGAATGAATTGTATGAGAATGAAGATCTCACTCCGGAGGAAGTGACGGACGTAAGAGGACAGGCACGTTTTCTGCGTGCCTATTTTTACTGGTTACTGCTGAGAAAATTCGGTCCGATACCTATCCTACCACCGGAAGGAGCCGACTATACAAAATCGTATGACGAGCTGGCCTACCCACGTAAAACCTATGATGAGTGCGTGTCATTCATCACTTCGGAACTGGAAATTGCAGCTACCGAACTGTTCGAAAAACGCGATAACTTGAACATTGCCCGCCCGACTAAAGGGGCCGCGTTGGCTGTACGTGCCAAAGTTTTCCTTTATGCTGCCAGTCCGCTGGTAAACGGAAATACGGAAATGGCAGACTTCACCAACAAGGACGGGCAACAGTTGATTCCACAAGAATACAATGAAGAGAAATGGGCAAAAGCCGCTGCTTCTGCCAGAGACATGATCGAGTACTCGGAAATGAGCGGACTCTACAAACTTTATACTTTTGAAAGACGCCCGGTTAGTACAGACGAGGCTTATCCAACCACTATTGAACCGCCATATCATGAGGAATACAGTAACAAGCCTTTTCCGGAAGGATGGTCCAATATAGATCCATTTGAATCATATCGGTCTCTTTTTAATGGAGATATCTATGCAGCCGAAAATCCGGAACTTATTTTTACCCGAGGAACCAATGGTGACAGCAATGACTTAAAAACAGACAACACGATGGTAGATTTCGTAAAGCATCAACTGCCCGGAACTTTTGGAGGATATAACGTACACGGAATGACCCTGAAGCAGAGTGAAGCATACGCTATGGCAGATGGTACATCATTTGACAAAGAATGCTACACATTATGGAAAGGGAAGTTCACAAACGATGAAAACAAAGATGAACACAAGTACGACAATGTAAAAAATGGAGTATGGTGGGGATACACCAACCGTGAACCTCGTTTCTATGCTTCCGTAGCTTTCAACGGAGCTCAATGGAACGCACTGAGCATTAAGGAAGAAGGAGGAAAAGACTCACGAAATAAACAAATCTGGTATTATCGCGGAGCAACCGACGGTCGTATCAATGGATCTGATAACTGGTGCATTACGGGCATCGGCATCATGAAATATGTAAATCCGAACGATTGCGCCAAATGGGGAGGCTCTATCTACCAAAAAGTGGAACCTACACTTCGTTATGCCGACATATTACTAATGTATGCAGAAGCACTGAATAATATTTCCGAAGGGACACACTACCAGGTGACCTCATGGGACGGAAGCCAGACTTACGACATCTTCCGTGACAAAGAACAGATGCGACGTGGAGTTAAGCCTGTCCGTATGCGTGCCGGAGTCCCCGACTATAGCGATGAAGTATATGAAAACCCGAAAAAATTCTTTGAAAAAATAGTTCATGAACGGCAGATCGAATTCTTTGCGGAAACCCAACGCTACTATGACCTGCGTCGTTGGAAAATTGTCGAAGAACATGAAGGAGAACAAATCTACGGTTGCAATACACTGATGAACGAAGAATACAAGGACATGTTTTATCTGCCAGTCAGAGTGGCCGAACTACAGACTTCTTTCTCACGCAAACAGTACTTCTGGCCTATCAGCTTCGATGAGCTGAAACGCAACAATAATCTCTCACAAGCTCCCGGATGGCAGAATTATGATTAG
- a CDS encoding SusC/RagA family TonB-linked outer membrane protein → MRNVILLFLLIVGWTTTVYAQNEQETIEVTGIVTDPKNEPLIGVNVTARNMPGFGAITDINGRYKIKVPNYSYLIFSYVGFTKQEIFIKDKKIINIVMAETKETVIDEVVVTGTGAQKKVTVTGAVTTVDVSQLRTPTASITNALAGNVAGILARQTSGQPGSNISEFWIRGISTFGAGGSALVLVDGFERDMNEINVEDIQDFSVLKDASATAIYGSRGANGVVLITTKRGKEGKTRVNAKVETSYNTRTRTPEFVDGPTYARMMNEALVSRSQAPAYSESDLELFANGLDQDLFPNVDWMNLILKDGAPTYRATVDLTGGGTVARYFISASYVNEGGMYETDRAMTDYNTNANYHRWNYRMNVDIDLTKSTLLKVGVSGSLDKQNLPGSQYHEIWHSLMGYSPIASPVQYSDGKWAAVGSEGRRNPWVLTTQQGYQETWKNKIQTTVNLEQDLKFITKGLKFYGRFGFDTYTDNGDNRFKWPESWLAERQRTSDGELQFRRIETQKLMDGTMYSSGQRKEYLEAELHYNRTFGDHMLGAVLKYSQDKTTNTSHNGNTDSYEKIVQSIQNRHQGFAGRFTYGWKYRYFFDFNFGYNGSENFASGQQFGFFPAYSVAWNIAEESIIKKHLKWLNMFKLRYSYGKVGNDNVGTRFPYVEKFGTWDEDGYYYGDIGTSNYYYTGLTYSRIASSSITWEVAKKHDLGLDFSMFNDKFSGSIDYFHEQRNGIYMVRSYLPQIIGLNHITTKPYANVGSVLSEGFDGNIAYKQRIGEVDLTVRANMTYSKNEIKEYDEENSRYPYKMKYGFRVDQARGLIAEGLFKDYEEIRNRPSQGSGIMPGDIKYKDVNGDGVINGDDEVPIGATTRPNLIYGFGVSAQWKEFDINVHFQGAGKSSFFIDGFTVYPFQEKSWGNILTDVVGNYWSLGTNEDPNAKYPRLSYGGNSNNYRASTYWLRNGSYIRLKNVELGYNIPKRFVNKLHLDRVRLYLMGTNLLTFSDFKLWDPELGSSNGQQYPLSRTVTIGLTVGI, encoded by the coding sequence ATGAGAAATGTAATCTTACTATTTTTATTGATAGTAGGCTGGACAACTACAGTCTACGCTCAAAATGAACAAGAGACGATTGAGGTGACGGGAATCGTCACTGATCCAAAGAACGAACCTTTAATAGGCGTGAACGTTACAGCAAGAAATATGCCCGGCTTCGGTGCGATAACAGACATAAACGGACGTTACAAGATCAAGGTTCCCAATTACTCTTACTTGATTTTTTCCTATGTGGGATTTACAAAGCAGGAAATCTTTATCAAAGACAAAAAAATCATTAACATCGTTATGGCAGAGACGAAAGAAACGGTCATCGACGAGGTTGTTGTCACAGGGACCGGTGCTCAGAAGAAGGTAACTGTGACAGGTGCCGTTACCACAGTCGACGTTTCCCAGCTACGTACTCCGACGGCAAGCATCACCAATGCTCTTGCAGGCAATGTAGCCGGTATACTCGCCCGCCAGACTTCCGGACAGCCGGGTAGCAATATTTCTGAGTTCTGGATACGCGGTATCTCCACTTTCGGTGCCGGAGGCAGTGCATTGGTGTTGGTCGATGGCTTCGAACGTGATATGAATGAAATCAATGTGGAAGATATCCAGGACTTCTCCGTGTTGAAAGATGCCTCCGCAACCGCCATTTACGGTTCACGCGGTGCAAATGGCGTTGTCTTGATCACGACCAAACGCGGCAAGGAAGGGAAGACCCGCGTCAATGCCAAAGTAGAAACCTCGTATAATACACGCACCAGAACTCCGGAATTTGTGGACGGTCCAACATATGCCCGCATGATGAACGAAGCCTTGGTTAGTCGTAGTCAGGCTCCGGCCTATAGCGAAAGCGACTTGGAACTGTTTGCAAACGGGCTGGATCAGGATCTTTTCCCGAATGTGGACTGGATGAACTTAATACTGAAAGACGGTGCCCCCACTTATCGCGCAACTGTAGACTTGACCGGAGGTGGTACGGTAGCCCGTTATTTCATTTCTGCCAGTTATGTAAATGAAGGCGGTATGTACGAAACGGATCGTGCAATGACGGACTATAACACCAATGCCAACTACCATCGCTGGAACTACCGCATGAATGTAGACATAGACCTGACAAAATCCACGCTGCTAAAAGTAGGCGTATCGGGTTCTTTGGACAAGCAGAACCTGCCGGGAAGCCAGTATCATGAAATATGGCACTCGCTAATGGGATACAGTCCCATCGCTTCTCCAGTACAGTATAGTGACGGGAAATGGGCAGCAGTCGGTAGTGAAGGACGAAGAAATCCGTGGGTACTGACCACCCAGCAGGGATATCAGGAAACATGGAAGAATAAAATACAGACTACGGTTAATCTTGAACAAGATTTGAAATTTATCACAAAGGGATTAAAATTCTACGGACGTTTCGGATTCGATACATATACGGATAACGGTGACAACCGTTTCAAATGGCCGGAAAGTTGGTTAGCGGAACGGCAGCGTACCTCCGACGGAGAACTGCAATTCAGAAGAATAGAGACGCAGAAACTGATGGACGGAACGATGTATTCAAGTGGACAACGGAAGGAATACTTGGAGGCAGAGCTACACTATAACCGTACGTTTGGCGACCACATGCTAGGGGCCGTTTTAAAGTATTCTCAGGATAAGACTACCAATACATCTCACAACGGCAATACAGATAGCTACGAGAAGATTGTGCAGAGTATTCAGAATCGTCATCAGGGGTTTGCAGGACGTTTCACATACGGATGGAAATACCGCTACTTCTTTGACTTTAATTTCGGTTACAACGGTTCCGAGAACTTCGCCTCAGGTCAGCAGTTTGGATTCTTTCCCGCCTATTCTGTAGCATGGAACATCGCTGAAGAGTCAATCATCAAGAAACATCTCAAATGGCTGAATATGTTTAAGCTGCGCTACTCATATGGTAAGGTAGGTAACGACAATGTGGGAACCCGCTTCCCATACGTAGAGAAATTCGGGACATGGGATGAAGACGGTTATTATTACGGTGATATCGGCACCAGTAATTATTATTATACCGGACTGACCTATTCGAGAATTGCATCAAGCAGCATCACTTGGGAGGTAGCCAAGAAACATGACCTCGGACTTGACTTCTCTATGTTCAATGATAAGTTCAGTGGCAGCATTGACTACTTCCACGAACAGCGCAACGGTATTTATATGGTACGTAGTTACCTTCCTCAAATCATCGGTCTGAATCACATCACAACAAAACCTTATGCTAACGTGGGATCTGTCTTGTCCGAAGGTTTTGACGGTAATATCGCTTATAAGCAGAGAATAGGTGAGGTAGATCTTACAGTACGTGCCAACATGACCTATAGTAAGAATGAAATCAAGGAGTATGACGAAGAGAACAGCCGCTATCCGTATAAGATGAAATACGGATTCCGTGTAGACCAGGCACGCGGTCTGATAGCCGAAGGGCTGTTCAAGGACTATGAAGAAATCCGCAACAGACCCTCACAGGGTTCAGGCATCATGCCGGGAGACATCAAATACAAGGACGTAAACGGTGACGGAGTCATTAACGGAGATGACGAAGTGCCCATTGGTGCGACCACCCGCCCTAACCTGATTTACGGGTTCGGTGTATCTGCACAATGGAAAGAATTTGATATCAACGTTCACTTCCAAGGAGCCGGCAAGTCATCCTTCTTCATAGACGGATTCACCGTATATCCATTCCAAGAGAAGTCATGGGGCAATATTCTGACGGATGTAGTGGGTAACTACTGGTCGCTGGGAACCAACGAAGATCCGAATGCCAAATACCCGCGTCTGAGTTATGGAGGTAATAGCAACAACTATCGTGCTTCTACTTACTGGCTGCGAAACGGTTCGTACATCCGTTTAAAGAATGTGGAATTAGGTTACAACATCCCCAAACGGTTTGTCAATAAACTCCATTTGGACCGTGTGCGCCTCTACCTGATGGGAACGAATCTGCTGACCTTCTCCGACTTTAAGCTTTGGGATCCGGAACTGGGTAGTTCCAATGGACAACAATATCCGTTATCCAGAACAGTGACCATCGGACTGACAGTAGGAATCTAA
- a CDS encoding IPT/TIG domain-containing protein, with translation MKNHLITVLVCCLFFIGCKDDKANSNQYDPSQPVVFTDFSPKEGGMRTRLYIEGSNFGNDPTKIHITIGGEKTKTIGADGKKIYCMVPSKAFDGIINVRVDGPDGKPIAEHTFEEEFKYTPATIVGTLLRKVDEDNNSAFQEGSFDEGASIPSNDCMVFDPKYKDGDNRLLFSSNHSDGLHLIDLTERTVKRLFPRTGYSTMYSFTFSADGDTLLFTDDHGQDNTTRANIYYSLRRENFRRIRPYNYGRTAYSLVYMDDGTIFYTTWWEGKVYKMIRNGAIPNIDENAEVAFSLSQISAVGGSHTILFRHPSNKFMYMLSDNFGAVFRADYDPVAKTFGNPSIIAGNMNDKSFKEGTGGSARFNKPQFGVFVKNEKYGEGIGPDNDQYDFYFCDRENHCIWKLDPHGVASLAAGRSNENADGKIWGYVDGNPLHEARFNQPAGLAYDPDTDMFYIGDIDNKGIRYMTTE, from the coding sequence ATGAAAAACCACCTAATAACAGTACTTGTCTGCTGTTTATTCTTCATCGGTTGTAAAGATGATAAAGCCAACTCTAATCAGTATGACCCATCTCAACCAGTAGTATTTACAGATTTTAGCCCTAAAGAGGGAGGTATGCGAACCCGCCTGTACATTGAAGGCAGTAATTTCGGGAATGATCCCACCAAAATTCACATTACGATCGGTGGAGAAAAAACCAAAACCATCGGAGCCGATGGAAAAAAGATTTATTGCATGGTTCCTTCCAAGGCTTTTGATGGAATAATCAATGTTCGTGTAGATGGTCCGGATGGCAAACCTATTGCAGAACATACATTTGAAGAGGAATTCAAGTACACTCCTGCAACGATCGTAGGTACCTTGCTACGTAAGGTAGACGAGGATAATAATTCTGCATTTCAAGAGGGTTCGTTCGATGAAGGAGCTTCTATTCCTTCCAATGACTGTATGGTGTTCGACCCCAAGTACAAGGATGGGGACAACCGGTTACTTTTTTCTTCAAACCATTCTGACGGTCTCCATCTAATAGACCTGACAGAACGGACTGTAAAACGTCTCTTCCCAAGAACGGGATATAGCACAATGTATTCTTTCACATTCAGTGCTGACGGAGACACGTTGCTATTTACCGATGATCACGGTCAGGACAACACCACCCGGGCAAATATCTATTATTCTCTCCGTCGTGAAAACTTTCGACGAATTCGTCCCTACAACTATGGCAGGACAGCATATAGCTTAGTGTATATGGATGACGGAACCATCTTTTACACCACCTGGTGGGAGGGAAAAGTCTACAAAATGATACGCAATGGGGCTATTCCCAATATCGACGAGAATGCGGAAGTTGCCTTTAGCCTGAGTCAGATATCGGCAGTGGGCGGTTCACATACGATATTATTCAGGCACCCGTCCAATAAATTCATGTATATGCTTTCCGACAATTTTGGCGCAGTGTTCAGAGCCGATTATGATCCGGTGGCAAAAACATTCGGTAATCCTAGCATCATTGCCGGAAACATGAACGATAAAAGTTTCAAGGAAGGAACGGGAGGAAGCGCCCGGTTTAACAAACCACAGTTCGGTGTATTCGTAAAAAACGAGAAATACGGCGAAGGAATTGGTCCTGACAACGACCAATATGACTTCTATTTTTGTGACAGAGAAAATCACTGCATCTGGAAACTGGATCCTCATGGGGTAGCGTCTCTTGCAGCCGGACGAAGTAACGAAAACGCCGACGGCAAAATATGGGGATACGTAGACGGCAATCCATTGCATGAGGCACGTTTCAATCAGCCAGCCGGTCTTGCTTACGACCCTGATACAGATATGTTCTATATTGGAGATATTGATAATAAAGGGATTCGTTATATGACAACGGAATAA